GCCCTGGCGGTCGCCGTGTGGCTGCTCGACAAGATCACCCTGACCGGTGACAGCACGGGCAAGAAGGTCGGCACCCTGATCGTGGTCGCGCTGCTCTTCGGCCTGGTGAACTTCCTGGTCAAGCCGGTCGTCAAGCTCCTCAGTCTGCCGCTGCTGATCCTGACGCTCGGCCTGTTCACCCTGGTCGTCAACGCTCTGATGCTGCTGCTCACCTCGTGGCTGGCCGACAAGCTCGACCTGAGCTTCCACGTGGAGGGCTTCTGGACGGCCGTCCTGGGCGGTCTGATCATCTCGGTCGTCTCCTGGGCGCTGCACGTCGTCCTGCCGGACGGGGACTGAGGACGCATGACGTACCGCGTCTGCTTCGTCTGCACGGGCAACATCTGCCGCTCCCCGATGGCCGAGGTCGTCTTCCGCGCGCGGGTGGCGGAGGCCGGTCTCGACGGTCTGGTCGAGGTCGACAGCGCCGGCACGGGCGGCTGGCACGAGGGCGACGGCGCCGACCCGCGGACGGTGGCCGTCCTGGAGGAGAACGGCTACGCCTGCGGCCATACGGCCCGGCAGTTCCAGCCGTCCTGGTTCGCCCGCCTCGACCTGGTCGTGGCCCTCGACTCCAGCCACCTCAGGGCGCTGCGGCGTCTCGCGCCCACGGAACAGGACGCGCAGAAGGTGCGGCTGTTGCGCTCCTACGACCCCGCCGCCGGGGACGACCTCGACGTACCGGACCCCTACTACGGGGGTGCGGACGGTTTCGAGGAGTGCCTTGAGATGGTGGAGGCGGCGAGCGCCGGTCTGCTCGCGGCGGTGCGCGAGGACGTGGAGGGACAGGCGGCATGAGTGATTCCGCGACGGGTGACGGGCGCGGATCGCCGGGCGACGCGGGCCGGGTGCCGGGCGGCCCGGGCCGCTCGCCGGGCGAGGCGGTCCGGGCGGCGGGTGACACGAGCCAGGTGTCCGGCGACGCGGGCCCGGTGACGGGTGACGCAGGTCAGGTGCCTGGCGTGCGCAGGGTCGCCGCTGGCGCCGGTGACGGTACACGTGCGGTGCGGGCCGGGCTGCCGGAGGCGGTCAAGTACGAGCCCACCCTGCCCGGACCCGTGTTCGCCGCCCACTACCACCTGCCGGGCGACCCGACCGGCCCGTACGCCTACGGCCGCGACGAGAACCCGACGTGGACACTGCTGGAGCGCGCCGTCGGCGAGCTGGAGGCGCCCGGCCGGGACGATGCCGAGACGCTCGTCTTCGCCTCGGGCATGGCCGCGATCTCGGCCGTGCTCTTCTCCCAGCTGCGCACCGGGGACGTCTGCGTCCTGCCCGATGACGGCTACCAGGCGCTGCCCCTGGTCCGCGCCCAGCTGGAGGCGTACGGCATCGAGGTGCGCACCGCGCCGACCGGCGGCGACGCCCAGCTAGACGTCCTCGACGGTGCGAAGCTGCTGTGGATCGAGACGCCGTCGAACCCCGGGCTCGACGTGTGCGACATCCGGCGCCTCGCCGAGGCGGCACACGCGCGTGGTGCCGTGGTGGCCGTCGACAACACCCTCGCGACACCGCTCGGGCAGCGCCCGCTGGAGCTCGGCGCCGATTTCGCGGTGGCGAGCGGAACCAAGCAGCTGACCGGCCACGGCGACGTCCTCCTGGGCTATGTCGTCGGCCGGGACGCCCAGGCCATGGCCGCCGTACGCCGCTGGCGCAAGATCGTCGGGGCGATTCCCGGGCCCATGGAGGCCTGGCTCGCACACCGTTCGATCGCCACGCTCCAGATGCGGGTCGACCGGCAGAGCGCGACGGCCCTGGCCGTCGCCGAGGCACTGCGCGAGCGGCCCGAGGTGACCGGGCTGCGCTATCCGGGGCTCCCCGACGACCCCGCGCACAAGATCGCCTCGCAGCAGATGCGGCGCTACGGGTCCGTGGTGTCGTTCACGCTGCCCACGCGCGCGCGTGCCGACCGTTTCCTCGAGGCTCTGCGGCTCGTGGACGACGCGACGAGCTTCGGCGGAGTGCGGTCCACGGCCGAACGGCGTGGACGCTGGGGCGGCGACGCGGTGCCGGAGGGCTTCATCCGCCTGTCGGTCGGCGCCGAGGATCCGGAGGACCTGGTGGCGGACGTACTGCGCGCGCTGGACGCGTCGGCGGACTGACGAACGCGCTCGGCTAGGGGTGCGGGCAGTGGGCCCGCTCCTGCCGGAGCGCCACGGAGTTCCACCGCACCGCGTCCCGGCCGAGCAGGTCCGCGCCCTCGTCCACCAGCCGAACCGGTACCAGCCCTGCCTCGGCTCCGTGACCGGCGACCTCCTCCGGCGGGATGTCGAACATGCGCCGGCCCTCGGGTGGCTCACCGCGGCGCAGAGTGATCAGCAGGATGCCGCGCGGCGCCAGCAGCCCGGCCAGGCGCCGCATCGCGACGGGGCGCTCCTCCGGCCGGAGATGCATCCACACCGCGGACAGCAGGACCACGTCGTACGGCCCCTGGACGCCCTGCAACGCGGGGAGCGCGCCCGCCCGCCACGTCACACCGGTGCCTTGGTGCAACCGCTCGGCCACGCGCCGGAGTTCCGTCACCGGTTCCACCGCGTCGACCGTGAAGCCCCGCCCGGCCAGTGCCGCCGCGTCCCGGCCGGTCCCCGAGCCGACGTCCAGCACCCGCGCGGGCGGCTCCGGCAGCAGGTCCAGCAGCGCCCCGTGCACCGACTCGAACGGAACGCTCTCGTACGCTCTCGTCAGCCGCTCGGCCGACTCGGCGTAGTAGGCCTGGACTCCCGCACCCGACGTTGGTTCCATGCCCGAACGGTACGACGCGGCACTGACAGCGCTTGCGCGGTCGGCTGGATCGGCATACGAAAGACGGACGGTCCGAACCTCCCCCCTCGTGGCTCGGACCGTCCCCCGGTTCCGCGCGCAAGAACCGCGCGACCAAGGCTAGTTGACTCTCTGTCAGTGTCCAATCACAGTAGCGACAGCAACCTATCGACTTATTTATAGTTGGGCGCGGCCGGGGGGCTGGGAGCGGGGGCCGACGAGGGGAGTGTGCGCGGTGGATCTGGCCTTGCTGCGGACCTTCGTCACCGTCCACCGGGCCGGCTCCTTCACCCGCGCCGCCGCCTTGCTCGGTCTGTCGCAGCCGGCCGTGACCTCGCAGATCCGGACCCTGGAACGGCAACTGGGCCGCCCCTTGTTCCTGCGGCAGGCCCGCGGCGTGACCCCGACGAGCATCGGCGACGAACTCGCCCACAAGGCCGCACCGCACCTCGACGCCCTGGTGGAGATCACCGAGACCGGCCTCGACGAGGACTCCTCCTTACGGACGCTGCATCTCGCCGGGCCTCCTGAGTTCACCGCCGAACGAGCCCTGCCCGCGCTCACGGAACTGACCGGTGAGGACGGCCAGGGATTCGCCCTGCGCGTCTCCTTCGGAAACGCTGAGGAAACGCTGGAAGGGCTTTCCGCCGGGCATCACGATCTGGCCATCAGCACGGCCCGGCCGCGCGGCGCCCTGCTCACGGCGACTGCGCTCTGCGACGAGGAGCACGTCCTGGTCGCCGCCCCGCGCTGGGCCGAACAGCTCGGCGCCGGACAGCCGGGCCGCAAGCCGGAGCCGGCACTGGAGCAGGTGCCCGTGGTGGAGGTGCACGAGTCGCTGCCCTTCGTCTCCCGCTACTGGGCCTCCGTCTTCGACTCCCGCCCGGCCGCCCCGGGCACGGTCGTCGTCCCCGACCTGCGTGCGGTGCTGGCCTGTGCGGCCGCGGGTGCGGGGCTGGCGGTCCTGCCGCGCTATCTGTGCGCGGCGGCGTTGGAGCGGGGTGACGTCGTCGCCCTGCACGAGCCGGCGGTGCCACCGCTGCGCACGTACTTCCTGGTGGTCCGCACCGGGACCATGGCCATGCCCCACATCGCACGGGCTCATGAGTGGCTGCAGCGGGCCGCCGCCGACTGGTGCTGAGGCCCTCGGAGACGGGCGCCGGGCTGTACAGGCCGGGGCCGTACGGGGGCGTGGGGGCGCCCGGGGTCATGTCTCACTCTGGGAGTTCGGCCGGTGACAGTTCGCGATGTTTCACGTGGAACCAGCCGGGCCACATTTCACCCATGACCGTCCGACCCGTGGTCAAGCGCACCGCCCGCGCCGTTCTGCTGGACGGTGACGACCTGATCCTGATCAAGCGCACCAAGCCGGGCTTGGACCC
This genomic stretch from Streptomyces sp. Go-475 harbors:
- a CDS encoding phage holin family protein, which translates into the protein MKNFVVKTIANAGALAVAVWLLDKITLTGDSTGKKVGTLIVVALLFGLVNFLVKPVVKLLSLPLLILTLGLFTLVVNALMLLLTSWLADKLDLSFHVEGFWTAVLGGLIISVVSWALHVVLPDGD
- a CDS encoding low molecular weight protein-tyrosine-phosphatase → MTYRVCFVCTGNICRSPMAEVVFRARVAEAGLDGLVEVDSAGTGGWHEGDGADPRTVAVLEENGYACGHTARQFQPSWFARLDLVVALDSSHLRALRRLAPTEQDAQKVRLLRSYDPAAGDDLDVPDPYYGGADGFEECLEMVEAASAGLLAAVREDVEGQAA
- a CDS encoding cystathionine gamma-lyase; protein product: MSDSATGDGRGSPGDAGRVPGGPGRSPGEAVRAAGDTSQVSGDAGPVTGDAGQVPGVRRVAAGAGDGTRAVRAGLPEAVKYEPTLPGPVFAAHYHLPGDPTGPYAYGRDENPTWTLLERAVGELEAPGRDDAETLVFASGMAAISAVLFSQLRTGDVCVLPDDGYQALPLVRAQLEAYGIEVRTAPTGGDAQLDVLDGAKLLWIETPSNPGLDVCDIRRLAEAAHARGAVVAVDNTLATPLGQRPLELGADFAVASGTKQLTGHGDVLLGYVVGRDAQAMAAVRRWRKIVGAIPGPMEAWLAHRSIATLQMRVDRQSATALAVAEALRERPEVTGLRYPGLPDDPAHKIASQQMRRYGSVVSFTLPTRARADRFLEALRLVDDATSFGGVRSTAERRGRWGGDAVPEGFIRLSVGAEDPEDLVADVLRALDASAD
- a CDS encoding class I SAM-dependent methyltransferase, with the translated sequence MEPTSGAGVQAYYAESAERLTRAYESVPFESVHGALLDLLPEPPARVLDVGSGTGRDAAALAGRGFTVDAVEPVTELRRVAERLHQGTGVTWRAGALPALQGVQGPYDVVLLSAVWMHLRPEERPVAMRRLAGLLAPRGILLITLRRGEPPEGRRMFDIPPEEVAGHGAEAGLVPVRLVDEGADLLGRDAVRWNSVALRQERAHCPHP
- a CDS encoding LysR family transcriptional regulator, encoding MDLALLRTFVTVHRAGSFTRAAALLGLSQPAVTSQIRTLERQLGRPLFLRQARGVTPTSIGDELAHKAAPHLDALVEITETGLDEDSSLRTLHLAGPPEFTAERALPALTELTGEDGQGFALRVSFGNAEETLEGLSAGHHDLAISTARPRGALLTATALCDEEHVLVAAPRWAEQLGAGQPGRKPEPALEQVPVVEVHESLPFVSRYWASVFDSRPAAPGTVVVPDLRAVLACAAAGAGLAVLPRYLCAAALERGDVVALHEPAVPPLRTYFLVVRTGTMAMPHIARAHEWLQRAAADWC